A DNA window from Solanum lycopersicum chromosome 3, SLM_r2.1 contains the following coding sequences:
- the LOC138347307 gene encoding squamosa promoter-binding-like protein 6: MESWSYFSGGKGFVSEESVSVNDGMRRVKNGVMGWELKTQSSYGMCTTDNQGFHELGSPNLMRKPMFTDQMRDGFASSKHWGGGGGSIVGAFSGEDKSSSKLSSSAVDSISRDSSLIDLKLGRFPDHHVDGNIFKSAKTLSSSTSAESILPAKRMRAGGLNSHKPFCQVQGCGKDLSPCKDYHKRHKVCEVHSKTAKVIVNGIEQRFCQQCSRFHLLAEFDDGKRSCRKRLAGHNERRRKPPHTGTRFRGTSFATSPFACQDILSSRYLHQPKYEMSDWCKNVKVEDGVDYSPQLAMPFTNGQLQPKSHFTSYHAKKGCHSFHDGLPAVTTSRINESTNSSLHDMRGSDFVSPSLFHTTSTGSEVLHALDTSSIQGLSGISNSSNALSLLSSQSQGSSNHSTVFSTSRPLIQPNNNYNVTQASKNVLGLGPQASAGRMSNTFNSSGINSAEGGLDQMIFPNNTCGINRVIQGSDLVNSKNQLSCEDGPTIDLLQLSSQLQRVEHQRFSVQVKQDGNAFPGLRIT, from the exons atggagtcATGGAGCTATTTTTCAGGGGGGAAGGGTTTTGTATCAGAGGAATCAGTTTCTGTTAATGATGGAATGAGGAGAGTGAAAAATGGAGTTATGGGTTGGGAATTGAAGACCCAAAGTAGCTATGGAATGTGTACAACTGATAATCAAGGATTTCATGAGTTGGGTTCTCCAAATCTGATGAGAAAACCTATGTTTACTGACCAAATGAGAGATGGCTTTGCTAGTAGTAAGCACTGGGGTGGAGGTGGTGGGAGTATAGTTGGTGCATTTTCTGGGGAAGATAAATCTAGTTCTAAACTATCAAGCTCAGCTGTGGATTCAATTTCCAGAGACTCATCACTGATTGATTTGAAACTTGGAAGATTTCCTGATCATCATGTAGAtggaaatattttcaaatctgcCAAGACTTTGTCAAGCTCTACTTCTGCTGAGTCAATTCTTCCTGCTAAAAGAATGAGAGCAGGAGGTTTGAACTCCCACAAACCATTTTGCCAGGTTCAAGGTTGTGGCAAGGATCTCAGCCCCTGTAAGGACTATCACAAGAGGCATAAAGTGTGCGAGGTTCACTCAAAGACTGCTAAAGTTATCGTAAATGGCATCGAGCAGCGGTTTTGCCAGCAATGTAGCAG GTTCCATCTACTGGCTGAGTTTGATGATGGCAAACGTAGCTGCAGGAAACGTCTTGCTGGTCATAATGAGCGGCGAAGGAAGCCCCCTCATACTG GTACCAGATTTCGTGGAACTTCTTTTGCAACGTCACCCTTTGCATGCCAAGACATACTTAGTAGCCGCTATCTGCATCAGCCTAAATATGAGATGAGTGACTGGTGTAAGAATGTAAAAGTTGAAGATGGTGTTGATTATAGCCCTCAACTTGCCATGCCCTTTACAAATGGACAGTTACAACCAAAATCTCATTTTACATCATATCATGCCAAGAAAGGGTGTCATTCTTTCCATGATGGACTACCTGCTGTAACAACAAGCAGAATTAACGAGAGTACCAACTCATCTCTGCATGATATGCGAGGATCAGATTTTGTTTCCCCTTCTCTGTTCCACACCACCTCAACTGGTTCTGAAGTCTTGCATGCATTGGACACATCTTCCATTCAGGGGCTATCAGGGATATCAAATTCCAGCAATGCTCTCTCTCTTCTGTCATCTCAATCACAGGGATCGTCAAATCATTCCACTGTTTTTTCCACTTCTCGCCCCCTCATTCAACCAAACAATAATTACAATGTGACTCAAGCATCTAAAAATGTTCTGGGACTTGGTCCTCAGGCTTCGGCAGGTAGAATGTCCAATACATTCAATTCATCTGGGATCAATTCTGCAGAAGGTGGACTGGACCAGATGATATTTCCTAACAACACTTGTGGTATCAATCGTGTCATTCAAGGATCAGATTTGGTGAACTCTAAGAATCAACTTTCTTGTGAAGATGGACCTACTATTGATTTGCTCCAGTTGTCATCACAACTTCAGCGTGTGGAGCACCAAAGGTTTTCCGTTCAAGTGAAGCAAGACGGCAATGCTTTTCCCGGTCTCAGAATCACTTGA
- the LOC138347308 gene encoding probable UDP-arabinopyranose mutase 2, with product MAKASPLLKDELDIVIPTIRNLDFLEMWRPFFEPYHLIIVQDGDPSKVIKVPEGFDYELYNRNDINKILGPKASCISFKDSACRCFGYMVSKKKYIYTIDDDCFVAKDPSGKEINALEQHIKNLLCPSTPFFFNTLYDPYRDGADFVRGYPFSLREGVPTAVSHGLWLNIPDYDAPTQLVKPLERNTRYVDAVMTIPKGTLFPMCGMNLAFDRELIGPAMYFGLMGDGQPIGRYDDMWAGWCIKVICDHLGMGVKTGLPYIWHSKASNPFVNLKKEYKGIYWQEELIPFFQSVALPKDCNSVQKCYLQLSKQVKAKLGKVDDYFNKLADAMITWIEAWDELNPSTTPNGTSK from the exons ATGGCAAAGGCTTCTCCTCTTTTGAAAGATGAGCTTGACATAGTGATTCCCACTATTAGAAACCTTGATTTCTTGGAGATGTGGAGACCCTTTTTTGAGCCTTACCATCTTATCATTGTTCAAGATGGTGACCCTTCGAAGGTCATTAAGGTCCCTGAAGGGTTTGATTACGAGCTCTATAATCGTAATGATATAAACAAAATTCTGGGTCCTAAGGCTTCTTGCATCTCGTTCAAGGATTCTGCTTGCCGTTGCTTTGGTTATATGGTCTCTAAGAAGAAATACATTTACACCATTGACGACGATTGCTTT GTAGCTAAAGACCCAAGTGGCAAAGAAATTAATGCGCTAGAACAACACATTAAGAATCTCTTGTGTCCGTCGACTCCATTTTTCTTCAACACTTTGTATGATCCCTACAGAGATGGCGCGGATTTCGTCCGTGGATACCCATTCAGTCTCCGTGAAGGTGTACCAACGGCAGTTTCACATGGTCTTTGGCTTAACATTCCTGATTATGATGCACCGACCCAGCTTGTCAAGCCTCTTGAAAGAAACACGAG GTATGTTGATGCTGTTATGACGATCCCAAAGGGAACTCTCTTCCCCATGTGTGGTATGAACCTGGCATTTGATCGTGAGTTGATTGGCCCTGCTATGTATTTTGGACTCATGGGCGATGGACAGCCTATTGGACGCTACGATGACATGTGGGCTGGATGGTGCATCAAG GTGATATGTGATCACTTGGGAATGGGAGTGAAGACAGGTCTGCCATACATTTGGCACAGCAAAGCCAGCAACCCATTTGTGAACCTAAAGAAAGAATACAAAGGTATTTACTGGCAAGAGGAGTTGATCCCATTCTTCCAATCGGTTGCCCTTCCAAAGGACTGCAACTCTGTCCAAAAATGCTACCTTCAACTctcaaaacaagtaaaagcaaAACTTGGCAAGGTCGATGATTACTTCAACAAGCTGGCTGATGCCATGATCACATGGATTGAAGCATGGGATGAGCTCAATCCATCGACAACACCTAATGGTACCTCAAAATAG